In Gemmatimonadaceae bacterium, the following are encoded in one genomic region:
- a CDS encoding AAA family ATPase, translating to MSHALMVGRFLPVHRGHLALFEAARARCERTTIVLERRWDDPIPWDVRWRWLVESCPWARVVVPESALPPRPGEDRGNTAEWIAALDILAPEVTHVFAGDPDHHGIAAGLGAEFVHVDRRRHEVHGADIRQDPWRHWDLLAPAARPWFVRTVALVGGESVGKSTLSEQIAHVYDTAWVDEYGRTFTTGVPHHQWTELDAILVTDGQQVLIRDAQRRARGLCVSDTEAIVTAIWTEWLRQPVPAHVWEVAARQPIDLYLLCDPDIAWVADGVRVMSSDRDWFHDRLMFHLERLGKPWVRVGGAGPARLTAATDAITAACTQWWHDLRQYRREKPGSGVGL from the coding sequence ATGTCACATGCCCTGATGGTCGGCCGGTTCCTGCCGGTGCACCGCGGCCACCTGGCGCTGTTCGAGGCCGCGCGCGCGCGCTGCGAACGCACCACGATCGTGCTCGAACGCCGCTGGGACGACCCGATCCCGTGGGATGTGCGCTGGCGCTGGCTGGTGGAGAGCTGCCCCTGGGCGCGCGTGGTGGTGCCGGAATCGGCGCTCCCGCCGCGGCCGGGCGAGGACCGGGGCAACACGGCGGAGTGGATCGCGGCGCTCGACATCCTCGCCCCCGAGGTCACGCACGTCTTCGCCGGCGACCCGGATCACCACGGCATCGCCGCCGGCCTCGGTGCCGAGTTCGTGCATGTGGACCGTCGCCGGCACGAGGTGCACGGAGCGGACATCCGGCAGGACCCCTGGCGGCACTGGGACCTGCTGGCGCCGGCCGCCCGCCCCTGGTTCGTGCGGACGGTCGCGCTGGTGGGCGGCGAATCGGTGGGCAAGTCCACGCTCTCGGAGCAGATCGCGCACGTCTACGACACGGCCTGGGTGGACGAGTACGGGCGCACCTTCACGACCGGTGTGCCGCACCACCAGTGGACCGAACTGGACGCGATCCTCGTCACCGACGGCCAGCAGGTGCTGATCCGCGACGCGCAGCGCCGCGCCCGCGGGCTCTGCGTGAGCGACACGGAGGCGATCGTCACCGCCATCTGGACCGAGTGGCTGCGGCAGCCGGTGCCAGCCCACGTCTGGGAAGTGGCCGCACGCCAGCCGATCGACCTGTACCTCCTCTGCGACCCCGACATCGCCTGGGTGGCCGACGGCGTGCGCGTGATGTCGAGCGACCGTGACTGGTTCCACGATCGCCTGATGTTCCACCTCGAGCGGCTCGGCAAGCCGTGGGTGCGCGTGGGCGGCGCCGGGCCGGCACGGCTCACCGCCGCCACCGATGCCATCACCGCCGCCTGCACGCAGTGGTGGCACGACCTGCGCCAGTACCGCCGGGAGAAGCCGGGCAGCGGGGTGGGGCTCTAG